The sequence TTTTTCAAGACCTTCGAGTACGGCCCGGTATTCTACTGGCAGGAGCACATTCCGCGCTACCAAGGGCCGTGGCCAGCTGGTGCCCCGCGTTACCTGCTGATGGAAAAAGAGGAGTGGGACCGTATGCGGCCGTCGGCTAGCGATCAGTACGAACAGGTCACCTTCGCCAGCGGCAAGGCCGCAGACAGCCCTCTTGTCCTGATCCGGCGGATTGGGCAGTAAGGCCGTATGGAAGGGTAGACCGCAGGCCGAGCGTCCGGCGGAAGAAATCTTCTGCTGGCCGGTTTTCCCGACCTGACCGATGCCGAGGTCTAGTACGTGTCGCGCACCGTCTCCTCCTTCTTCCAGCCATGAATCGCACTAGCGTTCCGGCACTGTCGGTCGTCGTACCGGTGTACAATGAGCAAGGCAATGTCGCACCACTGTGCGCGGAAATCCGCGAGGTCATCACCGCGCTCGGCCGCCCGTTCGAGATGATTTTCGTGAACGACGGCAGCACCGATGCCACGCTCGAACAGCTCCGGCAATTCGGTGCGACGGAACCGCGCCTGCGCATTCTCGACCTCGACGGCAACTTCGGCGAGGCAGCAGCGCTGTCGGCGGGTTTCCAGGCAGCGCGCGGCGACCTGGTGATTACGCTGGACGGTGACGGCCAGAACGATCCGCACGACATCCCGCGTCTGCTCGAGACCCTGGAGCGCAACGGCTGCCGCGTGGTCTCCGGATGGCGGCAAGAACGGCAGGAAGACGTGCTGCTGCGGGTGCTGCCTTCGCGCGTTGCCAATCGATTGATTACCGCCGTCAGTGGGGTCCCATTGCACGACAGCGGCTGCGGTTTGAAAATCTACCGGCGGTCACTGGTGGAGAAAGCAGCCTTGCCCCGCGGCATGAATCGTTTCCTGCCGGTGATCCTCGGGGTCGCCGCCGGTGAGGTCGCCGAGCTGCCGGTCAACGACCGGCGCCGGCAGCACGGCAAGTCCCACTACGGCATCAGCCGCACGGTGATCGTGATGCGCGACCTGCTGGCATTGCGCTTCATGATCGCCAGCCCGCGTCTGGCCGAACCCGCATGGGCAGCAGTGGCGATTGCTGCCGCTGGCGGCCTGATTTGCGGCCTGTGGGGTTCCGGCATATTGCTCGGGCTGTCCGCCACGGCGGGAATCGTCGCGCTGCTCATCTGTCACAACTTGCACCGTTACAACTACGCCCAGCAACATGGGGTGTTCCGCATCCGGCGCGAATATGCGTCTCCGGAGGCGACCTGACGGGGGCATGCAGGCGTTGAGCGCATTGCGCAGTGACCGCCTTGGCAGCGCGTGATGTGCGTTACTATTATGGAAACCTTCGCTCTCGTGGTACATTTGTTCTGTCAACGCGATTGGTGGCGGACGCAACTTAGGACGGACAGCTGATGGGAGCAAAGATTCTCGTTGTTGAAGACGATCCGGACATCATGCGCATCTTGACGCATGCGCTGAGCGCCGTTGGGCATCAGGTCGTCCCCGCCTACGGAGGCGAAGATGCGATCCGCAAGGTGAAGGCGCAGAAGTTCGACCTTGTACTCACTGATCTGTCGATGCCCAAGATCAGTGGCGTGGAGGTGATTCAGGCGATCAAGAGCGATCCGGCCACACAGCACATCCCGGTCCTCGCCGTGACCGCACACGTGTCGGATAGCATTGCCCAGTCAGCCGGCCAAGTCGGCTGTGACGGGTACATTTCCAAGCCGTTCAGCCCCAAACAGCTGGTTCAGGAAATACAAAAGTACCTCAAGCCGTCTCCGGCGTGAGGTCCAGCGGGGCGACTGATCCGCTCCCCCGGGATTGGCGCCTGTGATTGCGCGTGTCGTTGTTCTCCCAGCAGCGGGTGATACCGGAGCACTCGACTACACCGTAGATCCGGCGTTGCACGACGCGGTGCGGCCGGGCGTGCGGGTGCTCGTTCCGCTTGGCTCCCGCCAGGCGGTCGCCATGGTCACGGAGGTGGTGGACAGTTCTCCGCATCCGCGACTCAAGCCGATTCTCAGCGTACTTGATGCGCAGCCGTTACTCGACGCCACGCTCATGCGTCTCTGCCGCTGGATGGCTGAATACTACCTGAGTTCCTTTGCCGATGCCCTCACCACGGCCTTACCGGGTAGCTTGCGGGCCACCTTCGAGCGCGTCGCCCGGCTGCTGCCGCCTTCTTCTGGCGACGGGCGTGCTAGTGGCGACCAGCAGCCGGCGTTGAAGGGACTGGAGAAAGAACTCCTGGCATGGCTCGAGACCCACGGCGCGCAGAACACGGCCGTACTCGCACAGCAGTTCGGCACGGGAGCACAACGCGCGCTGAGCGGACTGCAGCGGAAGGGACTGGTGTGCATCGACTACCAGCTTGCGGGCGGACACGGCGCGACCAAACGCACCCGCTACTACCAAGCGGCCCACCGCCTCGGTCCGGAGGAAGCCCGCCAGTGGCAGACGCGACGCCCGTCGCAATATGCGGTGTACCAGTACCTACTCGAGCACCCACTCGGGCGGGCGCATGCTGGAGAGTTGCGCACGACATTCCCCAACCTGTCGGCCAAGCTGGCGGCGTTGGTCAGAGCGGGACTGGTGTCGGCCCGAGACGAAGAGGTCTATCGCCCGCTCCTGCGCGACGATGCGGAGCTGCATGATCACGTGGTGCAGCTCACCGCGGCGCAGCGCCATGCTGTCGACACGATTGCACGCGACATGGGTGCGGGATTCCGCACGCTGTTTCTCTGGGGCGTGACCGGCAGCGGCAAGACGGAAGTGTACCTGCACGGCATTGCCGCCTGTCTGGCCATGCAGCGCACGGCGCTCGTCCTGGTGCCGGAAATCTCTCTCACCCATCAGCTCATCGACCGTGTGCGTGCGCGCTTCGGCGAACAGGTGGCAGTGCTGCACAGCGGCCTGAGCGAGGGGGAGCGCTGGGATCAGTGGCGCCAGATTGCGCGCGGCGGTCTGCCCATCGTGGTCGGAGCGCGCTCCGCCGTGTTTGCGCCCCTTCCCCGGCTCGGCTTGGTGGTAGTCGACGAGGAGCATGACTCCGCCTACAAGCAAGAAGACGGCGTGCACTATAACGGCCGCGACGTCGCCATCATGCGAGCCAAGCTCAGCGGCTGCCCTGCCCTTCTGGGCTCGGCCACACCGGCAATGGAAACCTTTCACAACGGCAGCACCGGGCGCTATCAGGTCCTGACACTGCCCGAGCGCGTCGAGGCGCGTCCCCTGCCTTCGGTGGAGATTGTCGACCTGCGGCGGAGCCCTCAAGCCGGCAAGCAACTCTTAATGTCGCCGAAGCTTGCCGCCGCGCTGAAGGCCAATCTCGCCGCGCGCGGCCAAAGCCTGGTCTTCTTGAACCGCCGTGGGTTCGCCAATTTCATGCAGTGCCATGCGTGCGGTGAGGCCTTGAAGTGTCCGAATTGCAGCGTAACGTTGACCTTGCACCGGCGCTGGAACGCCTTGCGCTGCCACCATTGCGACTACACCATTTCGCCGCCGACCGCATGTTCCGCCTGCGGTGGTCTCAGCCTGAGCGCATGGGGTGCCGGCACCGAGCAGGTCGAGGCTGCGCTCCGGCGCGAGCTGTCGGGTGCGCGCATCGGCCGGATGGACCGCGACACCACCAGCCGCAAAGGGTCGCAGCGCGAGATCTTGTCCGCGTGGGAGCGGCGCGAGTACGACGTCTTGGTCGGCACGCAAATGATCACCAAAGGGCATGACATCCCGGGCGTGACGCTGGTGGGCGTGCTCCTCGCCGACCTGTCCTTGAACCTTCCAGATTTCCGTGCGGCGGAACGCACGTTCCAGCTGTTGACCCAGGTCGCAGGAAGAGCCGGGCGCGGTCAGCGTCCCGGACGCGTCATCATCCAAACGCTGCAACCCGACCATTTCAGCCTGCAGTGCGCCCTGCACCACGACTACCAGCGCTTTGCCGGACACGAGTTGGCAACGCGCCGGGAGCTCAGCTATCCGCCTTTCGCCCGTATGGTTCAGATCCGCTGCGAGGGCGAGGGAGCAGAAACCACCGAGCGCATCGCCCGTGCGCTGGCCGACCGCATCCGCACCGTTGCCTCGAAAGGCATCACCATTCTCGGCCCGGCGCCGGCACCACTCGAGCGCCTCCGCCGCCGCTATCGCTGGCAAGTGCTCGTACGCGGGCGCAACGGCGCCGCCGTACGCGCGGCAACGGCGGCAGGACGCGATACCGTCCGGCGCGAAGCGCGCAGGCTGGACGTCCGCGTGATCGTCGACGTTGACCCGTACAATATGCTCTGAAGCTAGGGTTCAAGGGACCAAGGGTTCGAGGGTTCGAGGGGAGGTTGACCCGACTGGATTCTGCCATGTAGTTTCTTTAGGGGTAGCCGTTGCCAACTTTCCAGTTCCAATGCCAAGCTCGGACAATTCCCTTGAACCCTCGAACCCTTGAACCCTTGAACCCTTGTTTCTCGCACCCTTGAACCCTGCTCTTAGCCATGTCCTTACGAACGATCCTCAAGTATCCAGATCCCGAGCTGAAGCAGCCGGCACACCCGGTGCGGAATATCGACGCGGATATTCAGCAATTGGTCGCCGACCTGGTGGAAACCATGTATGCCGCGCCCGGTGTGGGGCTGGCGGCCACTCAGGTCGGCTCGGCGGAACGGGTCATCGTCCTCGATTTGCATGAGGAGCAACCCGAGAGGGGCCTGATCAAACTGATCAACCCGGTACTCGTCGAGGCCGAAGGGTCGATCGTGTGGGAGGAGGGATGCCTGAGTGTGGTCGACTACACCGCGGAGGTACGGCGGGCGAACCACGTGCTGGTTAAAGCCTGGACTCTCGATGAGAAAGAGATCGAAATCGAAGGCGAAGGGCTGCTCGCCGTCGCCTTGCAGCACGAGATCGATCACCTCGAAGGCAAGCTGTTCATCGACCGCATCAGCCGTCTGAAGCGTGACCTGTACCGCCGCCGCGTGAAGAAATGGCTGCGCGACGGTGTGCCACTGGAGGCCAAGAAACCGGCGGTCAGCATCTGAGTACGCCAGAGGTCGTCTGGGTGATATCGTCGCAGTCGTGCTATATCGGTGCTCGTGAACAGCCTGCTACGCATCGTCTTTTTCGGCACACCGGAATTCGCCGTTCCCTCGTTGCGGGCCCTACTTGCCGGGCGCGATCCGGTCATCGGGGTGGTGTGTCAACCCGACAAGCCGGCCGGTCGTGGCCAACACCTGGCGGTACCGCCGGTGAAGCAAGCCGCGGTGGACGCTGGTTTGCCGGTGTTTCAACCAGAGAAACTGCGCGCGCCGGAAACGCTCGAGACACTGGCCTCGTGGTCTCCGGATCTGATCGTGGTGGCCGCGTACGGGAAGATCCTGCCGAAGATCGTGCTCGACTTGCCGCCACTCGGCTGCATCAACGTCCACGCCTCGCTGCTGCCCAAGTACCGCGGTGCGGCACCGATCCAGTGGGCGATCTGGCGCGGAGAGGAGCGCACCGGGGTGACGATCATGCGCATGAACGAGGGCATGGACACCGGC comes from Candidatus Binatia bacterium and encodes:
- the def gene encoding peptide deformylase, encoding MSLRTILKYPDPELKQPAHPVRNIDADIQQLVADLVETMYAAPGVGLAATQVGSAERVIVLDLHEEQPERGLIKLINPVLVEAEGSIVWEEGCLSVVDYTAEVRRANHVLVKAWTLDEKEIEIEGEGLLAVALQHEIDHLEGKLFIDRISRLKRDLYRRRVKKWLRDGVPLEAKKPAVSI
- the priA gene encoding primosomal protein N', which produces MIARVVVLPAAGDTGALDYTVDPALHDAVRPGVRVLVPLGSRQAVAMVTEVVDSSPHPRLKPILSVLDAQPLLDATLMRLCRWMAEYYLSSFADALTTALPGSLRATFERVARLLPPSSGDGRASGDQQPALKGLEKELLAWLETHGAQNTAVLAQQFGTGAQRALSGLQRKGLVCIDYQLAGGHGATKRTRYYQAAHRLGPEEARQWQTRRPSQYAVYQYLLEHPLGRAHAGELRTTFPNLSAKLAALVRAGLVSARDEEVYRPLLRDDAELHDHVVQLTAAQRHAVDTIARDMGAGFRTLFLWGVTGSGKTEVYLHGIAACLAMQRTALVLVPEISLTHQLIDRVRARFGEQVAVLHSGLSEGERWDQWRQIARGGLPIVVGARSAVFAPLPRLGLVVVDEEHDSAYKQEDGVHYNGRDVAIMRAKLSGCPALLGSATPAMETFHNGSTGRYQVLTLPERVEARPLPSVEIVDLRRSPQAGKQLLMSPKLAAALKANLAARGQSLVFLNRRGFANFMQCHACGEALKCPNCSVTLTLHRRWNALRCHHCDYTISPPTACSACGGLSLSAWGAGTEQVEAALRRELSGARIGRMDRDTTSRKGSQREILSAWERREYDVLVGTQMITKGHDIPGVTLVGVLLADLSLNLPDFRAAERTFQLLTQVAGRAGRGQRPGRVIIQTLQPDHFSLQCALHHDYQRFAGHELATRRELSYPPFARMVQIRCEGEGAETTERIARALADRIRTVASKGITILGPAPAPLERLRRRYRWQVLVRGRNGAAVRAATAAGRDTVRREARRLDVRVIVDVDPYNML
- a CDS encoding glycosyltransferase family 2 protein; the encoded protein is MNRTSVPALSVVVPVYNEQGNVAPLCAEIREVITALGRPFEMIFVNDGSTDATLEQLRQFGATEPRLRILDLDGNFGEAAALSAGFQAARGDLVITLDGDGQNDPHDIPRLLETLERNGCRVVSGWRQERQEDVLLRVLPSRVANRLITAVSGVPLHDSGCGLKIYRRSLVEKAALPRGMNRFLPVILGVAAGEVAELPVNDRRRQHGKSHYGISRTVIVMRDLLALRFMIASPRLAEPAWAAVAIAAAGGLICGLWGSGILLGLSATAGIVALLICHNLHRYNYAQQHGVFRIRREYASPEAT
- a CDS encoding response regulator; this translates as MGAKILVVEDDPDIMRILTHALSAVGHQVVPAYGGEDAIRKVKAQKFDLVLTDLSMPKISGVEVIQAIKSDPATQHIPVLAVTAHVSDSIAQSAGQVGCDGYISKPFSPKQLVQEIQKYLKPSPA